AACAGCAAAACAGAAGCCCTCTCCGGCTTCTGTCCGCTACCTTTCTATTTTACTGTAAGATCTTCATTCTGTCCAGATAAAATCACGAATTTTCCGCCCCTGCCCGGCTGTTCCGGATGACCTCCCTAAGAGGCAGGATACTGGCAGGTGGAACCGAAAGCTCGTCCACCCCCATCTTCACAAAGACTTTCGTCAGCTCCGGGTCTGATCCCAGATCCCCGCAGATCCCCACCCGGCAGCCTTGTGCGTGTCCGTTTTCCACCACCATCCGGATCATCCGCAGGATCGCCGGATGACGGGGATCGTAGTAAGCGCCAAGATTCCCGTTCTGCCGGTCCACTGCCAGGGTATACTGGGTCAGGTCGTTGGTCCCGATACTGAAGAAATCTACCTCCGCCGCCAGTTCCCGGCTGATCATCACAGCCGCCGGCGTCTCGATCATCACCCCCTGGGGGAAGTCCTTCCAGGGGATTCCTTCTTTCGTCAGTTCTTCCCTGGCCTCCTTAAGGACCTCCTGGATCTTCTGCACTTCCGCGACCGAGATGATCAGGGGATACATCACTTCCAGGTTTCCCCAGACACTGGCTCTGAGAAGGGCCCGCAGCTGGGTGCGAAATAACTCCCTGCGCTCCAGGCACAGCCGGATCCCCCGGCAGCCAAGGGCCGGATTCTCCTCCCGGGCCATCCTAAGATACGCTGCCTGCTTGTCCGCTCCTGCGTCCAGGGTTCGGATCACCACCCGCTTCCCCTGCATCTTCTGCAGCACGGACTTATACTCCAGGTACTGCTCTTCCTCCGACGGGCTCTCCTCCCGTCCCAGATAGAGATATTCACTGCGGAAAAGCCCCACGCCCGCTCCGTCCTGATCCAGGACTTCCTCTATATCCCGGGCGCTTCCGATATTGGCCATCAGCTGGATCTCTTTCCCGTCCAGCGTCACGTCCCCGGCTCCTTTCAGCTTCTCAAGCCGCGCCCTCTCTTCACTCTCTTCCCGTTGCCGCCTGCGGTGTCCCTCCAGCACATCCGCTTCCGGGTCCAGGATCACAAGCCCTTCTTCACCGTCCAGCACTGCCATTCTCCCATTCCAGTCCGCCCCCACCGGGACGCCCAGGATGGCCGGGATCCCCATGGTCCGGGCCAGGATCGCCGTGTGGGAGGCAACCGAGCCCTGTTCCGTCACGATCCCCGCGATCCGGGACGGGTCCATCCGCAGAGTGTCGCTGGGAGACAGGTCCTTCGCCGCCAGGATCACCGGATCCTCTCCCGCCGGCAGGACTCCCCCGCTCCCTTCTTCCAGAAGCCCCTCTTCTTCCCGGAGATTCTCCAGAAGCCGCCGGGTGATGTCCCGGATATCCGCTTCCCTTGCCCGGAAGTATTCATCCTCCATCCGGGCGAACATCCGGGCATAATGCTCCCCCGCGGCAGCCACCGCATACTCCGCGTTGACCTTCTCTTTCTCGATCATTTCCGTGATACAGGCATGAAAGTCCTCATCCTGCAGGATCGTCACATGGGCCGCAAAAATCTGGGCGCCGGATTCTCCCACCTCCTGCGCCGCTCTCCCGGCCAGTTCTTCCAATTGCCCGGCAGCCGCTTCCTTCGCCTGGCAGAACCGGGCCAGCTCCGCCGCCGGGTCCTTCCCCTCCTCCCGCCGCACTTCCTGCACCTTTCGGGAATAGAAGAAGACCTTCCCTGCCGCGATCTTATTTAAGACGGATCTTCCTGTGTACTGCTCCATGTTCCTTTCCCCTTTCCCCAGGCCAGCAGAAGAAGTCCTGCCGCCAGTATAAAGATGGAGATAAACTGGGATGTACTAAGGGCTCCCACGCTCCCACGCTCCAGGTCGCCCCGGAAGAATTCCAGTACAAACCGGCCGACGCTGTAGAACACCAGGTAGCACCCGGCCACGATCTTGTCCTTCTTCACATGCCGGGCGATCAGGCACAGCACGGCAAAGTTCAGGAAATCCAGCAGGCTGGAATAGATCTGGGTGGGGATCAGCGCCACCCCGTTGGGAGCGAAATCCGAGTTCTGGAAGGTGATGGACAGCGCCGACGTGGTCTCCCGCCCGTAGCAGCACCCCGCCAGCAGACAGCCGATCCGTCCAAAGCCCTGGGCAAGGGCGATAGCAGGCGCCACCAGGTCAAAATATTTCCAGAAATCCTGCTTTTTGATCCGGCAGGCCACATATCCTGCCAGCACGCCTCCGATAATGCCGCCGTACACCACAAACCCTTCCGAGAGCAGAAGGCTGAAATCCTTGAGAAGTTTATCCAGGATAGTCAGATAGTAACAAAGCTTGGCCCCCAGAAGCCCGAAGATGATCGAACTGAAGAACAGGATATAGACCATATCCGTATCCATCCCACGCTTCCTGGCCCGGTACTCCGTCACAAGGTAAGCCGCGGCAAATCCAATGCCGATCATCAGTCCGTAGCCGTGTATAGTAAATTTCCCAATGGTAAGCAAATCGTTGTGCATATCATTTCTCCCTGCGTTTTTATTGCTTTCCTAACTATAGCATATTTGGAACCGATTAAAAAGCCCAATCTGCTTCTTGACCCGCCCCTGCTCTCTGGTGTTATAATAGCGTCAGTGTATACTGGCGCTATTATAATCTGATGGAAAGGAAGTCTTCCCTTATGTCTGCACTGCGAAAATTTATTCATTATTATCAACCTTATAAAACCGTATTTTTCCTGGATCTTTTCTGCGCCACTTTCATAAGCGTGGTAGATCTTCTCTATCCCCAGTTTTTGCGGACTGCCATCGACCGCCTGTTTACCGGGGACAGGGAAACCATCCTCCATGCCCTGCCTCTGATCGGCCTCGGGCTTTTCATTATGTACGTGCTCCAAAGCCTGTGCAAATATTACGTCAGCTACCAGGGACACATGATGGGCGCCCACATGGAACGGGACATGCGCTCCCGCCTCTTTGACCACTATGAGAAGCTATCCTTCTCCTACTATAATCAGAACAACTCCGGCCAGATGATGAGCAAGCTGGTCTCCGACCTCTTCGACATCGCGGAATTCGCCCACCACGGCCCGGAGAACCTGTTCATTTCCCTCATCAAGATCATAGGTTCCTTTATCTTCCTGTTCCTGATCAACTGGCAGCTGGCCATTCCGCTGCTTGCCCTGGTGATCTGCATGCTGATCTTCTCCATCAGCCAGAACAGGCGGATGCAGGCCACCTTCCTGGACAACCGCCGCAAGATCGGGGATGTGAACGCCAGCCTCCAGGATACCCTGGCCGGCATCCGGGTGGTACAGTCCTTCGCCAACGAAGACATTGAACGGGAGAAATTCGCCAGAAGCAATCAGGGATTCCTCCGCTCCAAGGACGCCAACTACAAATGTATGGGCGATTTCACCGGAGGGAATCTTTTCTTCCAGGGTATGATGTACCTGGTGACCCTGGTCTACGGCGGCTATCTCATCGCCCAGGGCCGGATGGACGTAGTGGATCTGTCCATGTACGCTCTCTATATCGGCATCTTTATCAGTCCTATCCAGATCCTGGTAGAACTGATGGAGATGATGCAGAAAGGTCTCTCCGGCTTTCGCCGATACCTGGATGTGATGGGCACAGAGATCGAGATCCAGGACAAGCCGGACGCAAAGCCTCTCACTGATATCAAGGGCACTGTCACCTATGAAGACGTATCCTTCCACT
This window of the Massilistercora timonensis genome carries:
- the ptsP gene encoding phosphoenolpyruvate--protein phosphotransferase gives rise to the protein MEQYTGRSVLNKIAAGKVFFYSRKVQEVRREEGKDPAAELARFCQAKEAAAGQLEELAGRAAQEVGESGAQIFAAHVTILQDEDFHACITEMIEKEKVNAEYAVAAAGEHYARMFARMEDEYFRAREADIRDITRRLLENLREEEGLLEEGSGGVLPAGEDPVILAAKDLSPSDTLRMDPSRIAGIVTEQGSVASHTAILARTMGIPAILGVPVGADWNGRMAVLDGEEGLVILDPEADVLEGHRRRQREESEERARLEKLKGAGDVTLDGKEIQLMANIGSARDIEEVLDQDGAGVGLFRSEYLYLGREESPSEEEQYLEYKSVLQKMQGKRVVIRTLDAGADKQAAYLRMAREENPALGCRGIRLCLERRELFRTQLRALLRASVWGNLEVMYPLIISVAEVQKIQEVLKEAREELTKEGIPWKDFPQGVMIETPAAVMISRELAAEVDFFSIGTNDLTQYTLAVDRQNGNLGAYYDPRHPAILRMIRMVVENGHAQGCRVGICGDLGSDPELTKVFVKMGVDELSVPPASILPLREVIRNSRAGAENS
- the lgt gene encoding prolipoprotein diacylglyceryl transferase, which encodes MHNDLLTIGKFTIHGYGLMIGIGFAAAYLVTEYRARKRGMDTDMVYILFFSSIIFGLLGAKLCYYLTILDKLLKDFSLLLSEGFVVYGGIIGGVLAGYVACRIKKQDFWKYFDLVAPAIALAQGFGRIGCLLAGCCYGRETTSALSITFQNSDFAPNGVALIPTQIYSSLLDFLNFAVLCLIARHVKKDKIVAGCYLVFYSVGRFVLEFFRGDLERGSVGALSTSQFISIFILAAGLLLLAWGKGKGTWSSTQEDPS
- a CDS encoding ABC transporter ATP-binding protein is translated as MSALRKFIHYYQPYKTVFFLDLFCATFISVVDLLYPQFLRTAIDRLFTGDRETILHALPLIGLGLFIMYVLQSLCKYYVSYQGHMMGAHMERDMRSRLFDHYEKLSFSYYNQNNSGQMMSKLVSDLFDIAEFAHHGPENLFISLIKIIGSFIFLFLINWQLAIPLLALVICMLIFSISQNRRMQATFLDNRRKIGDVNASLQDTLAGIRVVQSFANEDIEREKFARSNQGFLRSKDANYKCMGDFTGGNLFFQGMMYLVTLVYGGYLIAQGRMDVVDLSMYALYIGIFISPIQILVELMEMMQKGLSGFRRYLDVMGTEIEIQDKPDAKPLTDIKGTVTYEDVSFHYPDDDAPVLEHVTFEIQAGRSVALVGPSGSGKTTICNLLPRFYDVTGGRVLIDGKDVRDLTLSSLRGQIGIVQQDVYLFCGTIRENIAYGKPGASEEEIVEAARRANIHDFIVSLPEGYDTYVGERGTRLSGGQKQRISIARVFLKNPPILILDEATSALDNESERWIQKSLDALSHNRTTITIAHRLSTIQNADEILVVADNGIAERGTHEELLALGGIYAGYYR